In Hermetia illucens chromosome 1, iHerIll2.2.curated.20191125, whole genome shotgun sequence, one genomic interval encodes:
- the LOC119655801 gene encoding uncharacterized protein LOC119655801, with amino-acid sequence MAENASKQTPRELLIEFIELYRSFTCLWLVKSKEYSDRNKKDLAYIELVKKFKEFDPSADRNTVVKKINALRTVYKKELSKVKSSEKSGAGADDIYKPSLWYFDLLHFLNDQDFT; translated from the exons ATGGCAGAAAATGCAAGTAAACAAACACCTCGTGAGTTATTAATTGAATTTATAGAACTTTATAGAAGTTTTACCTGTTTGTGGCTCGTTAAGAGCAAAGAATACTCCGACAGGAACAAAAAAGACTTAGCTTATATTGAGCTAGTTaaaaagttcaaggagtttgatCCGTCGGCAGATAGGAACACTgtcgtaaaaaaaattaacgcgTTGCGTACGGTTTACAAGAAAGAACTTTCGAAAGTTAAGAGTTCGGAGAAATCTGGGGCTGGTGCGGATGATATATACAAACCTAGTTTGTGGTATTTCGACCTTCTTCATTTCTTGAACGACCAGGATTTT ACGTAA
- the LOC119654724 gene encoding putative nuclease HARBI1, translating to MEEVVLLSLYIGCLVRKVKKSRKPRTQWSREWLLKRKDFSHVKLLKELQNEPNDWRNYLRMDEETYVELLSLVSPFIAKCDTVMRKAVSPHERLSATLRFLATGRSLKDMEYSTAISRPALSKIIPETCEAIYEVLKQYIQFPKTASEWLKIASDFDEKWQFPHCLGAIDGKHVRIVQPKDSGSYYFNYKKTHSIVLMAIANAHCEFIYCDVGTNGRISDGGVINNTLFYEKLVNKQLNIPEPEPVTFDLHLEYVFVGDDAFALRPDLIKPYSRDSLNNERKICNYRISRARRVVENSFGILASRFCIFHTAINLDVETIESVVLACCALHNLLRKKSATYTPPDSFDHENIIDDTIQLGARAHPDLLHNLQRRSGGQVLQHAKTVRERSVCILTVRGQFLGKKNLHLTLEINSSKVKAYYTNTRLNNLFYYCNNSTKSLHYLCY from the exons atggaggaagtagtgttgctgtcgctgtacatcggttgtttggtgagaaaggtgaagaagtcGCGAAAACCAAGAACACAGTGGAGCCGGGAGTGGTTGCTTAAGAGGAAGGATTTCTCTCATGTAAAATTGTTGAAAGAATTACAAAATGAACCAAATGACTGGCGAAATTATTTGAGAATGGACGAAGAGACCTATGTTGAGCTGCTAAGTTTAGTTTCTCCGTTTATAGCGAAATGTGATACTGTTATGAGGAAAGCGGTATCTCCCCACGAAAGACTCTCTGCTACCTTACGATTCCTTGCCACTGGAAGAAGTTTGAAGGACATGGAATATTCAACTGCCATTTCTAGACCAGCCCTCAGCAAAATAATCCCGGAAACATGTGAGGCTATCTACGAAGTATTAAAACAATACATACAG TTTCCTAAAACAGCAAGTGAGTGGTTAAAAATCGCTTCAGATTTTGATGAGAAGTGGCAATTTCCTCACTGTTTGGGGGCGATCGATGGAAAGCATGTCCGGATTGTTCAACCCAAGGATAGCGGTTCCTACTACTTCAATTACAAAAAGACACACAGTATAGTCTTGATGGCTATAGCAAACGCTCACTGTGAATTTATATATTGTGATGTAGGAACGAACGGTAGAATATCTGATGGAGGCGTCATAAACAACACTCTTTTCTATGAAAAACTTGTAAATAAGCAACTGAACATTCCTGAACCTGAACCAGTTACCTTCGATCTTCATCTGGAATATGTATTTGTGGGGGACGACGCCTTTGCATTGCGCCCTGATCTTATTAAGCCATACAGCCGGGATTCCCTTAACAACGAGAGAAAAATTTGCAACTATCGCATATCGAGGGCACGGCGAGTGGTTGAGAACAGTTTTGGAATTTTAGCTTCACGATTCTGCATTTTTCACACCGCAATAAACTTAGATGTGGAAACCATTGAATCAGTAGTTCTTGCGTGCTGTGCTTTGCACAACTTATTGCGAAAAAAATCAGCCACCTACACCCCTCCTGATAGTTTTGATCATGAAAATATTATCGATGATACTATTCAACTAGGTGCAAGGGCTCATCCCGATTTGCTACACAACCTGCAACGTCGTTCAGGAGGTCAAGTTTTACAACACGCGAAAACTGTTCGAGAAAGGTCTGTATGTATTTTAACGGTGAGGGGTCAGttccttggcaagaaaaatttgcaCTTAACGCTTGAAATTAACAGTTCTAAAGTTAAAGCATACTATACAAACACTAGATTgaataatttgttttattattgtaaCAATTCAACCAAATCATTACACTATTTATGCTATTAA